A genomic stretch from Acropora palmata chromosome 13, jaAcrPala1.3, whole genome shotgun sequence includes:
- the LOC141863427 gene encoding uncharacterized protein LOC141863427, which produces MSRLAILIFVLSIASVVFMQANAATTQKRSLSSNPEGKLMEELEEANDEEEMNEEEDEDAELIEGEYNEEDEVADSSKEYYYDWIGNDDAPMNSELKNANDPGRCKFYCRLGCRRICRGCRPKCKLRCSRGCYYGK; this is translated from the exons ATGTCTCGTCTTGCGATCTTGATCTTTGTACTGTCCATTGCCTCGGTGGTTTTCATGCAGGCGAACGCTGCAACAACCCAAAAG CGTTCGCTTTCCAGCAACCCAGAGGGAAAATTGATGGAAGAATTGGAGGAGGCAAATGATGAGGAAGAAATGAATGAAGAAGAAG ATGAAGATGCAGAATTGATTGAAGGAGAATACAACGAGGAAGACGAGGTGGCTGACTCATCTAAAG AATATTATTACGACTGGATTGGAAATGATGATGCACCAATGAACTCTGAACTCAAGAACGCAAATG acccGGGACGGTGCAAATTTTATTGTCGTCTAGGCTGCCGAAGGATTTGCAGAGGTTGCAGGCCTAAATGCAAACTGAGATGCAGCAGGGGTTGTTATTACGGAAAATAG
- the LOC141863425 gene encoding uncharacterized protein LOC141863425 has protein sequence MFRLAIFIFVLSIASVVFLQADAATTQQLSLSSNPEQELTGEWDEANDEEEMNDDDEDAELTEGDYNQDDEVADSHKEYYYNWIDKEDEPMNSELEQANDARRRRCRFSCRLTCFRLCRRCRRICRLRCRRVCRRRG, from the exons ATGTTTCGTCTTGCGATCTTCATCTTTGTGCTGTCCATTGCCTCGGTGGTTTTCCTACAGGCGGATGCTGCAACAACCCAGCAG CTATCACTTTCCAGCAACCCAGAGCAAGAATTGACAGGAGAATGGGACGAGGCAAATGATGAGGAGGAAATGAATGACGATG ATGAAGATGCAGAATTGACTGAAGGAGATTACAACCAGGACGACGAGGTGGCTGACTCACATAAAG AATATTATTACAACTGGATCGACAAGGAAGATGAGCCGATGAACTCTGAGCTCGAGCAAGCAAACG acgcaagaagaagaagatgcaGATTCTCCTGCCGTCTAACTTGCTTTAGGCTTTGCAGACGTTGCAGACGTATTTGCAGGCTGAGATGCAGAAGAGTGTGTCGCCGCCGCGGATAA
- the LOC141864326 gene encoding uncharacterized protein LOC141864326: MDKATTKVRIVFDCAAKCNGISLNDMIHAGPKLLQGLFNVLVRFRRNPVGIACVIKEIYLQIEVKEQDRSHFRLLWRDLDPNREPQGFEFNGVVFGKNSAPMESQFVAQENARRSQDRYPLAAETVLKSTYMDDSIDSVKNNEEGVELYRQLKALWGAANM, translated from the coding sequence ATGGATAAAGCGACAACGAAAGTACGAATCGTGTTTGACTGTGCTGCCAAATGCAATGGAATTTCCCTGAATGACATGATCCATGCAGGACCAAAATTACTGCAAGGTCTTTTCAACGTCCTGGTTCGTTTTCGTCGAAACCCTGTTGGTATCGCTTgcgttataaaagaaatatatctCCAGATAGAGGTTAAGGAGCAGGACCGGTCTCACTTCCGACTACTGTGGAGAGACCTTGACCCCAACCGAGAGCCGCAGGGGTTCGAGTTTAACGGAGTAGTCTTCGGGAAGAATTCCGCCCCTATGGAGTCGCAGTTTGTCGCACAGGAGAACGCTCGAAGAAGCCAAGACCGCTATCCCCTTGCCGCTGAGACGGTCCTTAAGTCCACCTATATGGACGATTCAATTGACAGCGTTAAGAACAACGAAGAAGGAGTGGAGTTGTACCGTCAACTGAAAGCTCTATGGGGAGCTGCCAACATGTAA
- the LOC141863428 gene encoding uncharacterized protein LOC141863428 → MSRLAIFILVLSIASVVFMQANAATTQKRSLSSNPKGKLMEELEEANDEEEMNEEDEDAELFDGEYNEEDEVADSSKEYYYDWIENDDAPMNSELKNANDPGRCKFYCRLSCRRICRGCRPKCKLRCSKGCYYGK, encoded by the exons ATGTCTCGTCTTGCGATCTTTATCCTTGTACTGTCCATTGCCTCGGTGGTTTTTATGCAGGCGAATGCTGCAACAACCCAAAAG CGTTCGCTTTCCAGCAACCCAAAGGGAAAATTGATGGAAGAGTTGGAGGAGGCAAATGATGAGGAAGAAATGAATGAAGAAG ATGAAGATGCAGAATTGTTTGACGGAGAATACAACGAGGAAGACGAGGTGGCTGACTCATCTAAAG AATATTATTACGACTGGATTGAAAACGATGACGCACCAATGAACTCTGAACTCAAGAACGCAAATG accCGGGACGGTGCAAATTTTATTGCCGTCTAAGCTGCCGAAGGATTTGCAGAGGTTGCAGGCCTAAATGCAAGCTGAGATGCAGCAAGGGCTGTTATTACGGAAAATAG
- the LOC141864325 gene encoding uncharacterized protein LOC141864325, with translation MQQITVCFRCLASDHRGKDCTKAPKCGIDGCTRNHHRLLHGSEVLSETEPMTTLPYADDCRRPVVPREGAPAVTLTSCNAKTPFESYSLRTVPVWMKANRRKVKINAILDDASNETFLNEEVAGVLGLQEPFQKVQVHVLNDTVETFQSMPLKIEIESIDGRFSKEISIKTCPQKVTGNYRVVNWSEYQNKWPHLTQCSFVKPANDGVVDLLIGIDNSELQYSHVDLRGKNGGPIARLGPLSWSCIGAPEENDSV, from the coding sequence ATGCAACAAATAACTGTGTGTTTTCGTTGCTTAGCCTCGGATCACAGAGGAAAAGACTGTACAAAGGCTCCAAAATGTGGAATAGATggttgcactcgaaatcatcaCCGCCTTCTTCATGGAAGTGAAGTTCTGTCAGAAACTGAACCGATGACCACGTTGCCCTATGCAGACGACTGCAGACGTCCAGTCGTTCCACGGGAGGGGGCGCCTGCGGTGACCCTGACCAGCTGTAATGCCAAAACGCCGTTTGAGTCCTATTCGTTACGAACCGTCCCTGTGTGGATGAAGGCTAACCGTAGAAAAGTAAAGATAAATGCCATCCTAGACGACGCATCCAACGAAACTTTCCTAAATGAAGAGGTTGCTGGAGTACTGGGGCTGCAAGAACCTTTCCAGAAAGTTCAGGTTCATGTTCTCAATGATACAGTGGAAACGTTTCAGTCAATGCCATTAAAGATCGAAATTGAAAGTATCGATGGGAGGTTTTCGAAAGAAATCAGCATTAAAACGTGCCCGCAGAAAGTCACCGGCAATTACAGAGTTGTGAATTGGAGCGAGTATCAGAACAAATGGCCTCACCTGACCCAGTGCAGTTTTGTCAAGCCAGCAAACGATGGAGTTGTCGATCTTTTGATTGGAATTGATAACTCTGAACTCCAGTATTCCCATGTTGATCTTCGAGGGAAAAATGGTGGACCTATCGCCCGGCTCGGACCACTCAGTTGGAGCTGTATTGGTGCGCCCGAAGAAAACGATTCTGTGTGA